In a genomic window of Candidatus Zixiibacteriota bacterium:
- a CDS encoding T9SS type A sorting domain-containing protein has translation MKTQRNTIGYSSALWSSAGSPAKYRAVLTALFFAAFMLVVSGVQAGITITTEGPGAGDGDTIICGQPVTFNVNLLNDAGEDLVGITNGFRIYSPTGATWQTPTYDTAGGLDNYFDLVLLLQGFSVDGSGADTIALGGASMMSPNLPNGYDDVILRINTQMAPSSDGDTICIDSSFYPPGGSWRWATTTGSVEPGWDGPHCYKVVPSASISGIKFHDENGNSVWDGGETPLDNVTIKLHGSLDAGGTVDLTTVTDAQGDYLFSGLSPGDYYVLEEVESWWAAQTYPLTVFHTILDVQWGDNLTGYNFGNDTLCEGSTSFVTCLHGTDDNFTGPEPSYQSPGLIAFLSQQYDYIDNFDEPANNQHFGHTFNGCWDDNCVVVGATLRMSLRATGGGSATDWMYLGDFTQGSPNWRVYSISLNDLDAYNGGDGIWVNGEEMIVTLDLENLPPRGWLPTNILSTLQNGDLDIIFGDETEVDYFELSVELCCPDTCYADGDANGDGITLTVGDLAYLTDFIHGNGLAPVPLYSCDLTGDGYVNQADIDLYTNYFIYGMSVFTNGYPVPCPCDPIAEPVPDTISIFGLEHTSLGGTCLEEVGGKMVVTRFMNNLIPEGITVDIPDAISAPSSITWQGEMKDPDSDSSLDLGASIQVQFSGVIGGEPDQDMGYLKATKVADEEWELTADFGADYYTVEAYNGSDLVFSQEGIEAQDLSNSQDKKFVPKVRWPWDWGTGGHNRFVRRRECGRWKTSSDLLVDKYEYGNSPDSGIFNWEDQGVSDLTITHIIIIPEAPSTDTIPLSSVSITVQDIDSITIVSESIGFNYGDVLVSNLGNAMFEIDDTTLIVSNIGSSGEDGMRCEPEDGDYPEDLIYRTEVTVENPDSDGSLPVGGAVTCVNSVDFTEVYRRRIACTMTKAAANTWDLSVDFAEIGPFTIQAFNGGALEFTAEGVSDPSLGYIVESAKGVHPVGFKGSSTGKPAGRVASVAFDYTLNPDGVQWTCAAQGVNDLQVDQITVTTDTPDPDMGGIASFSMTGMNPAKYDMSFTILNLEVIVGCCIGDRGNVDGDPADEINIADLTYLVAYLFTGGPPPPCMEEADVNGDGEINIADLTYLVAYLFTGGPPPVVCGYNPKDVPVGKVTRTDISINANYENGQTIISIESPIDLRGLQIELDGTQYSEPISLVGDGLEVVSGVVAGTTRIGILDLDGPAFVNKGASALVRLDGEYEITDALVSDMNHTTFAPSIIAAQKEANLPMEFTLGQNYPNPFNPTTEIGFNLPNAGQVSLEIFNITGQKVRSLVDGYREAGVHTVTWDGTGNRGNKVSSGVYFYRLQADDFSDTRKMVLLK, from the coding sequence TTGGTTACAGTTCCGCATTATGGAGCTCGGCCGGAAGCCCGGCCAAATATAGAGCCGTCCTTACGGCGCTTTTCTTCGCAGCATTCATGCTGGTAGTCTCCGGCGTCCAGGCCGGTATAACCATTACCACTGAAGGCCCCGGTGCCGGTGATGGGGACACGATAATCTGTGGCCAGCCAGTCACCTTTAATGTCAATCTTCTAAACGATGCCGGCGAAGATTTGGTCGGTATAACCAACGGTTTCCGTATCTACTCACCCACCGGTGCCACTTGGCAAACACCAACTTACGATACGGCCGGGGGACTGGATAATTACTTCGATCTAGTACTATTACTGCAAGGATTCAGCGTGGACGGCTCAGGCGCGGATACTATTGCCCTGGGAGGTGCGTCCATGATGTCACCCAATCTCCCCAATGGTTACGACGATGTTATTCTGAGGATTAACACTCAAATGGCCCCCTCGTCTGATGGAGACACTATCTGTATCGACTCAAGCTTTTACCCGCCTGGCGGATCCTGGCGGTGGGCCACAACAACCGGTTCGGTAGAACCCGGTTGGGATGGACCGCACTGCTACAAGGTTGTACCTTCCGCCAGCATCTCCGGTATTAAATTCCACGACGAGAATGGTAACTCCGTCTGGGATGGGGGCGAAACACCGCTGGACAACGTGACCATAAAACTCCACGGCTCGTTAGACGCGGGAGGTACGGTTGACCTAACGACGGTAACCGACGCCCAGGGAGATTACTTGTTCTCCGGTTTATCACCGGGAGATTACTACGTGCTTGAGGAAGTCGAATCCTGGTGGGCAGCGCAGACCTATCCGCTCACGGTTTTCCACACTATCCTTGACGTGCAATGGGGGGACAATCTAACCGGCTATAACTTTGGCAACGATACTTTGTGTGAAGGCTCTACTTCTTTTGTGACCTGTCTTCATGGCACAGATGACAACTTCACCGGCCCCGAACCGTCTTACCAGAGTCCGGGGCTGATTGCCTTCTTAAGCCAGCAATACGACTACATTGACAACTTCGACGAGCCGGCCAACAACCAGCACTTTGGCCACACCTTCAATGGCTGTTGGGACGATAATTGCGTTGTTGTCGGCGCTACTCTTCGCATGAGCCTGCGGGCTACAGGAGGAGGGTCCGCCACTGATTGGATGTATCTTGGTGATTTCACTCAGGGCAGCCCCAACTGGAGAGTCTACTCGATATCACTAAACGATCTGGATGCATACAACGGCGGTGATGGAATCTGGGTCAACGGTGAAGAGATGATAGTAACGCTCGATCTTGAGAACCTGCCGCCGCGGGGCTGGTTACCGACCAATATACTCAGCACCCTCCAGAATGGCGATCTCGACATAATCTTCGGGGATGAAACCGAAGTTGATTACTTTGAGCTATCCGTCGAACTCTGCTGCCCAGACACCTGCTACGCCGACGGGGATGCCAACGGCGATGGCATTACACTGACTGTAGGTGATCTGGCTTACCTGACTGATTTCATCCACGGTAACGGTTTGGCGCCGGTACCGCTGTACAGCTGCGACCTCACCGGCGACGGCTATGTTAACCAGGCCGATATCGATCTGTACACTAATTACTTCATCTACGGCATGAGTGTTTTCACCAACGGTTATCCTGTCCCGTGCCCATGCGATCCCATTGCCGAGCCGGTGCCGGATACGATCAGTATCTTTGGTCTGGAGCACACCTCACTTGGAGGTACCTGCCTTGAGGAAGTTGGCGGGAAAATGGTCGTCACTCGTTTCATGAACAATCTTATACCTGAAGGGATTACCGTAGACATTCCTGACGCCATTTCGGCACCTTCCTCAATCACGTGGCAGGGGGAGATGAAAGACCCTGATTCGGACAGCTCTCTTGATCTGGGTGCATCCATACAAGTACAGTTCTCTGGTGTGATTGGCGGAGAGCCAGATCAGGATATGGGATATCTGAAAGCGACTAAGGTAGCTGATGAAGAATGGGAGTTAACTGCCGATTTCGGTGCAGACTACTACACTGTCGAGGCCTACAATGGCAGTGACCTTGTCTTCTCACAGGAAGGTATAGAAGCGCAAGATCTAAGCAACTCTCAGGACAAAAAATTTGTACCGAAGGTAAGGTGGCCATGGGATTGGGGAACTGGTGGTCACAACAGATTTGTGCGGAGACGTGAATGTGGAAGATGGAAAACATCCTCCGACCTTCTGGTGGATAAATATGAATACGGTAATAGCCCAGATTCCGGTATCTTCAACTGGGAGGATCAGGGCGTTTCTGACCTCACAATTACCCATATCATCATCATTCCAGAAGCTCCCAGCACTGATACTATACCGCTCTCATCTGTTTCTATAACTGTTCAGGATATCGATTCCATAACGATTGTCTCTGAATCAATCGGCTTTAATTACGGTGACGTGCTCGTTTCCAACCTCGGCAACGCCATGTTCGAAATCGATGACACGACCCTCATCGTCAGCAACATCGGCTCCAGCGGTGAAGATGGCATGCGTTGCGAACCGGAAGATGGTGATTATCCGGAGGATTTGATCTATCGTACCGAGGTCACCGTGGAGAATCCAGACTCAGACGGTTCCCTGCCGGTCGGTGGCGCGGTGACTTGCGTGAACAGTGTCGACTTCACTGAGGTCTATCGCCGGCGAATAGCCTGCACCATGACCAAGGCCGCAGCCAACACCTGGGATCTGTCCGTCGATTTTGCCGAGATCGGTCCGTTCACTATTCAGGCCTTCAACGGTGGAGCCCTGGAATTCACGGCAGAGGGCGTTTCCGACCCGAGCCTCGGATATATCGTGGAGTCCGCTAAAGGTGTTCACCCGGTTGGATTCAAAGGATCCTCCACCGGCAAACCAGCCGGTCGGGTGGCCTCTGTCGCCTTCGACTACACGCTGAATCCCGACGGCGTACAGTGGACCTGTGCGGCGCAGGGAGTCAATGACCTGCAGGTCGACCAGATCACTGTCACCACGGATACCCCTGATCCCGACATGGGAGGCATTGCCTCATTCTCAATGACCGGGATGAATCCGGCTAAATACGATATGTCCTTCACGATTCTCAACTTAGAGGTCATCGTTGGCTGTTGCATCGGTGATCGCGGCAATGTCGATGGTGATCCCGCCGATGAGATCAACATCGCTGATCTGACATATCTCGTCGCTTATCTCTTTACGGGAGGTCCCCCGCCTCCTTGCATGGAGGAAGCTGACGTAAACGGCGATGGCGAGATCAATATCGCCGATTTGACTTATCTCGTTGCCTACTTATTCACCGGTGGTCCTCCACCCGTGGTGTGTGGCTACAATCCCAAGGACGTTCCGGTAGGTAAGGTGACTCGCACTGATATCTCAATCAACGCAAACTACGAAAACGGCCAGACGATCATCTCTATCGAATCGCCAATTGATTTACGCGGCCTTCAGATTGAACTGGATGGCACTCAGTATAGCGAACCAATCTCGCTGGTTGGTGATGGTCTGGAAGTTGTCTCAGGTGTTGTGGCCGGAACCACCCGGATAGGTATTCTCGATCTTGATGGCCCAGCTTTCGTCAATAAGGGCGCTAGTGCCCTCGTGCGACTGGATGGTGAGTATGAGATCACCGATGCCCTCGTATCGGATATGAATCATACGACCTTTGCACCGAGCATCATTGCGGCCCAGAAAGAGGCGAACCTTCCGATGGAGTTCACTTTGGGTCAGAACTATCCGAATCCGTTCAACCCGACGACTGAGATCGGCTTCAACCTGCCCAACGCAGGACAGGTAAGCCTGGAGATATTCAATATCACCGGGCAGAAGGTTAGAAGTCTGGTTGACGGATATCGTGAAGCCGGAGTCCACACGGTGACCTGGGATGGAACCGGTAATCGTGGAAACAAGGTATCAAGCGGTGTCTACTTCTACCGTCTCCAGGCGGATGACTTCTCAGATACCAGGAAGATGGTTCTTCTTAAATAG